From Gimesia panareensis, the proteins below share one genomic window:
- a CDS encoding BatD family protein encodes MRVFFCLILLLMSSLTRTLVAAEVEPARIQIKEQIWWVGQQVPFTVQLRAPGSFSGAAVFSLPEIPRVVIIKTGSPVVSSEEIEGKTWFVQTHDFALFSQQSGTVTIPEFTVRFSHKDGFTGPVHDQSAQVPAAQVKIERPSGSSAQDFLVTTNSFKLTERWDPQPGTAAQGAVFHRTITQEADQVTGMALVPPPEGVPAGVRLYLGQPRVTDKTERGDFIGTRVDTLTYQLQEAGTWTLPAIRYQWWDPEKKAFGSQTLPAVTFQVKAMTTAETEAPVVQSNNIVYVWGAVVLLVLALIFWQWGRIRGLSERLKQRWHPPARVAERKLLAGCRKNDARATEAAWQEWQNRQGTGLVLSSELQAALQDLQRSLYGASPARDWQGTKLAQAFREFLHTTQGAETERRRELPALNP; translated from the coding sequence ATGAGAGTGTTCTTTTGCCTGATACTGTTACTGATGAGCTCACTGACGCGGACGCTGGTTGCTGCAGAAGTGGAACCGGCGCGAATCCAGATCAAGGAGCAAATCTGGTGGGTGGGGCAGCAGGTCCCCTTTACAGTGCAGTTGCGGGCACCAGGTTCGTTTTCCGGGGCGGCGGTGTTTTCCCTGCCTGAGATTCCGCGGGTGGTGATAATTAAAACAGGGAGTCCGGTCGTGTCTTCCGAAGAGATCGAGGGCAAAACCTGGTTCGTGCAGACGCATGACTTCGCTCTGTTTTCGCAACAGAGTGGCACGGTGACGATCCCGGAGTTCACAGTGCGGTTCAGTCATAAAGATGGTTTTACCGGACCGGTGCACGATCAGAGTGCGCAGGTGCCCGCAGCCCAGGTGAAAATCGAGCGACCGTCGGGCAGTTCTGCCCAGGACTTTCTGGTCACGACAAACTCATTCAAACTAACGGAACGCTGGGATCCCCAACCAGGAACTGCCGCGCAGGGAGCCGTGTTTCATCGGACGATTACCCAGGAGGCGGATCAGGTGACCGGGATGGCACTGGTGCCTCCTCCTGAGGGTGTGCCTGCGGGGGTGCGGCTCTACCTGGGACAGCCGAGGGTGACTGACAAGACAGAGCGTGGCGATTTCATCGGAACGCGCGTGGATACATTGACCTATCAGTTGCAGGAAGCAGGGACCTGGACCTTGCCGGCGATTCGCTACCAGTGGTGGGACCCGGAGAAGAAAGCCTTCGGCTCACAGACATTGCCGGCGGTGACGTTCCAGGTCAAAGCCATGACGACGGCTGAGACGGAAGCCCCGGTTGTGCAGTCGAACAACATCGTATACGTCTGGGGAGCCGTAGTGTTGCTGGTGTTGGCATTGATATTCTGGCAGTGGGGACGGATCAGGGGACTGTCAGAGCGGCTCAAACAGAGGTGGCATCCGCCGGCGCGAGTGGCAGAGCGAAAGCTGCTGGCGGGTTGTCGTAAAAACGATGCGCGTGCTACGGAAGCGGCCTGGCAGGAGTGGCAGAACCGTCAGGGGACAGGGCTGGTGCTGAGTTCCGAGCTTCAGGCAGCATTGCAGGACTTGCAACGCTCTTTGTATGGTGCGTCGCCTGCGCGTGACTGGCAGGGTACAAAGCTCGCGCAGGCCTTTCGCGAGTTTCTGCACACGACACAGGGAGCAGAGACTGAGCGCAGGCGTGAATTGCCTGCGCTGAATCCGTAA
- a CDS encoding tetratricopeptide repeat protein codes for MRVSLVLIVALSWTSWWLTPDQRGQRLFQDKQYQQAAEIFTDPEWQGAAWYRAGEFEQAAQAFARGASPEARFNAGNAWMLLGKYEQAIAEYERALKLRPDWKAAEENRALAEARAKLRETKGGDLGDQQEGADEVVFDLQKERGGQDTQIAGEQAASDSTVQAIWLRRVQTNPADFLRSKFTYQSAQQQEGAPE; via the coding sequence ATGAGAGTGTCCCTGGTGCTGATCGTTGCCTTATCGTGGACGAGCTGGTGGTTGACGCCGGACCAGCGGGGGCAGCGTCTGTTTCAAGACAAACAATATCAGCAGGCGGCTGAAATATTTACCGATCCCGAGTGGCAGGGGGCGGCCTGGTACCGGGCGGGAGAGTTCGAACAAGCGGCGCAGGCCTTTGCACGGGGGGCGAGTCCCGAGGCACGATTTAATGCGGGGAACGCCTGGATGCTGCTGGGGAAATATGAGCAGGCGATTGCGGAATACGAGCGGGCGTTGAAACTGCGTCCGGACTGGAAAGCGGCGGAGGAGAATCGTGCGCTGGCAGAAGCCCGGGCGAAACTGAGGGAAACCAAAGGGGGCGACCTGGGAGATCAGCAGGAAGGCGCCGACGAAGTGGTGTTCGATCTGCAGAAAGAACGCGGGGGGCAGGATACGCAAATTGCCGGGGAGCAGGCGGCATCGGACTCCACGGTCCAGGCGATCTGGTTGCGTCGGGTGCAGACGAACCCGGCAGACTTTCTGCGTTCCAAGTTTACGTATCAGTCTGCACAGCAACAAGAAGGAGCCCCGGAATGA
- a CDS encoding vWA domain-containing protein, with protein sequence MMDAFSQFHFIRPGWLWLLPLFGGLWWLWRRQTTPLRGWRELIAPELLQAMTVRNTTRRDYSALLLLAGWLLAVMAIAGPTWKQEPNPFAADAAPLMILLKADKSMDQPDPLPSAIERARLKVDDLVRIRQGQPVGLIAYAGSAHLVLPPTRDTSIVAEMAAQISSVIMPEPGDRLDLALEKADEILKGGDAGGTVLVMADSVTDDAASLVKAGQKSGAFPIQFLALRNDPSLQRAAEAVQASLVELTPDDADVIAISKAAERKSVVGVAGEDQRWEEMGYWLVPFLAVIVAAGFRREKQFNGREVQ encoded by the coding sequence ATGATGGATGCCTTCAGTCAGTTTCATTTCATTCGACCGGGCTGGCTGTGGCTGCTGCCGCTGTTTGGTGGGCTGTGGTGGCTCTGGCGTCGGCAGACGACGCCACTACGAGGCTGGCGCGAACTGATCGCACCCGAACTGCTGCAGGCGATGACTGTGCGGAATACGACACGTCGGGATTATTCGGCCCTGCTGTTGCTCGCCGGTTGGCTGCTGGCGGTGATGGCGATTGCGGGGCCCACCTGGAAACAGGAACCGAATCCGTTTGCCGCCGATGCGGCGCCGTTGATGATTCTGCTGAAAGCGGACAAGAGCATGGATCAGCCGGATCCGCTGCCGTCAGCAATTGAACGGGCCCGATTGAAAGTGGACGACCTGGTTCGAATCCGCCAGGGACAACCGGTGGGGTTGATTGCTTACGCGGGGTCGGCGCATCTGGTGCTGCCTCCGACGCGGGATACATCGATTGTGGCCGAGATGGCGGCCCAGATCAGTTCGGTAATCATGCCTGAGCCGGGTGATCGGCTCGATCTGGCACTGGAGAAAGCGGATGAGATCCTGAAGGGGGGCGATGCGGGCGGAACGGTGCTGGTGATGGCAGACAGCGTGACAGACGATGCTGCCTCACTGGTGAAAGCGGGACAGAAAAGTGGTGCGTTTCCGATTCAGTTCCTGGCGCTGCGGAATGATCCTTCCCTGCAGCGGGCGGCTGAGGCGGTACAAGCTTCCCTGGTGGAACTGACGCCGGACGATGCTGACGTGATCGCGATCTCCAAAGCGGCCGAGCGGAAGTCGGTGGTCGGTGTGGCTGGCGAAGATCAGCGCTGGGAAGAAATGGGATACTGGCTGGTGCCTTTCCTGGCGGTGATCGTGGCAGCCGGATTTCGGCGCGAGAAACAGTTCAACGGCAGGGAGGTGCAATGA
- a CDS encoding vWA domain-containing protein translates to MFAFAYPWIFALLPVPWLVRYFLPARESSGVAVRVPFGERLTAVMRNQAPVAAAVRQSRQLLLPALIWGLVLCGLARPQWIEPPVVKEEPTRDLLLLVDLSSSMDEKDFVNPAGKAITRLEAVKEVLGDFLVRRKGDRVGLVVFGSAPYLQAPFSTDLSLVRTLLDECQVGMAGPQTAFGDAIGLGVNLFQESKVPAKTMIALTDGNDTKSQVPPVEAARIAAQREIRIHTVAMGDPTTAGEDKLDAETLKEVARVAHGSYFFAGDRKQLEQIYEELDQIETREVKTISHRPRRDLYYYFLLGVLFLSLLEKTLVVFHSRKESTLKQETAEVRVNPASGQLEVVS, encoded by the coding sequence ATGTTTGCCTTTGCTTATCCCTGGATCTTCGCTCTGTTGCCGGTGCCCTGGCTGGTGAGATATTTTCTCCCGGCCCGGGAATCGAGTGGGGTCGCGGTGCGGGTTCCCTTTGGTGAGCGACTGACGGCTGTGATGCGGAACCAGGCGCCTGTGGCAGCCGCCGTCAGGCAGTCCCGCCAACTGTTGCTGCCGGCGCTGATCTGGGGGCTGGTGCTGTGCGGGCTGGCACGTCCGCAATGGATTGAACCGCCTGTGGTGAAAGAGGAGCCGACCCGCGATCTGCTGCTGCTGGTCGATCTGTCGAGTTCGATGGACGAGAAGGATTTTGTCAATCCGGCCGGTAAGGCGATCACGCGGCTGGAAGCGGTGAAAGAGGTGCTGGGGGATTTCCTCGTTCGCCGGAAGGGGGACCGGGTGGGACTGGTGGTGTTTGGCTCCGCCCCGTATCTGCAGGCGCCTTTTTCAACCGACCTGTCGCTGGTGCGGACACTACTCGATGAATGCCAGGTGGGAATGGCGGGGCCACAGACCGCCTTTGGTGATGCGATCGGGCTGGGGGTGAACCTGTTTCAGGAAAGTAAGGTTCCCGCCAAAACCATGATTGCACTTACGGATGGAAACGATACCAAAAGCCAGGTTCCGCCTGTGGAGGCTGCCCGGATTGCTGCTCAGCGGGAGATCCGGATTCACACCGTAGCAATGGGAGATCCGACGACCGCCGGTGAAGACAAGCTGGACGCTGAGACTTTGAAAGAGGTCGCCCGGGTGGCCCACGGATCTTATTTCTTTGCCGGCGACCGGAAGCAGCTGGAGCAGATTTACGAGGAACTGGACCAGATCGAAACGCGCGAAGTGAAGACGATCAGCCATCGTCCACGTCGGGATCTGTACTATTATTTTCTGTTGGGAGTGCTGTTCCTTTCATTGCTGGAGAAGACGCTGGTTGTTTTTCATTCCCGCAAGGAGTCCACCTTGAAACAAGAGACAGCGGAAGTGCGGGTGAATCCGGCGAGCGGTCAACTGGAGGTGGTGTCATGA
- a CDS encoding DUF4381 domain-containing protein has product MKNDATSLDRMHDIVLPDAIPWWPPAPGWYVVLAALGGLVLYLSYRGWRHWEANRYRRLALRELEQAHSILEVSELLRRTALMVVPRAEVAAQTGAAWPTWLAAHAPLAMDEQISRQLTVGVYDGSTGEIEGLKQYAAGWIRQHRLPELQQRESR; this is encoded by the coding sequence ATGAAAAACGACGCAACCAGCCTGGACCGGATGCACGACATTGTGCTGCCGGATGCAATTCCCTGGTGGCCCCCCGCGCCCGGCTGGTATGTGGTGCTGGCGGCGCTGGGAGGGCTGGTGCTGTATCTGTCGTACCGGGGCTGGCGGCACTGGGAGGCGAATCGCTATCGTCGCCTGGCACTGCGGGAACTGGAACAGGCACATTCGATTTTAGAAGTGTCTGAACTGTTAAGACGGACGGCGCTGATGGTGGTGCCCCGCGCGGAAGTGGCAGCGCAGACCGGAGCCGCCTGGCCGACCTGGCTGGCGGCGCACGCACCTCTCGCGATGGACGAGCAGATTTCCCGGCAACTGACGGTGGGCGTTTACGATGGCTCAACGGGCGAGATTGAGGGACTGAAACAATATGCCGCCGGCTGGATTCGACAACATCGACTTCCCGAACTGCAGCAGAGGGAATCAAGATAA
- a CDS encoding DUF58 domain-containing protein, translated as MSASVSITLEELILMKAEARGFSLLPRQPVTSLLAGRHASRLRGRGLTFEELRHYHEGDDVRSIDWRATARLRSPHVRVFSEERERPVLLVVDQRLPMFFGSRRAMKSVVAAELAALGAWRSLEVGDRVGGLVFNESEVVEIRPHRSRTRVLRLFHEIVNMNQRLASNQRAEGSVTINDALEKALHLATHDYLVVLISDLDGADAETRRLSTLISARNDMLVAAVYDPLGATLSGAPGMLAADRGDLWEIPSHAAFTDQFRQAFQERVDEWQKIFRNLKVPVMPVSTSLPAGQQVLSLLGHRARPS; from the coding sequence ATGAGTGCATCTGTCTCGATTACACTCGAAGAACTGATTCTGATGAAGGCCGAAGCGCGCGGATTTTCTCTGCTGCCGCGGCAGCCGGTCACTTCGCTGCTGGCGGGGCGGCATGCTTCGCGTCTGCGGGGGCGGGGTCTGACGTTTGAGGAGCTGCGGCACTATCACGAGGGAGACGACGTCCGTTCGATCGACTGGCGGGCGACGGCGCGGCTGCGTTCGCCGCACGTGCGGGTCTTCAGTGAAGAGCGGGAACGCCCGGTCCTGTTGGTGGTGGATCAGCGGTTACCCATGTTTTTCGGATCGCGGCGGGCGATGAAATCGGTCGTGGCGGCCGAACTGGCAGCCCTGGGGGCATGGCGTTCACTCGAAGTGGGCGACCGCGTCGGGGGGCTGGTGTTTAACGAAAGTGAAGTCGTGGAGATCCGGCCGCACCGCAGCCGGACGCGTGTGTTGCGGCTGTTTCATGAGATCGTCAACATGAACCAGCGACTGGCTTCCAATCAGCGTGCGGAGGGGAGCGTCACGATAAACGACGCTCTGGAGAAGGCCCTGCATCTGGCGACGCATGACTACCTGGTGGTCCTGATCAGTGACCTGGATGGTGCGGATGCTGAAACGCGCCGGCTTTCGACTTTGATTTCCGCCCGCAATGATATGCTGGTGGCCGCCGTTTATGATCCGCTGGGGGCAACGCTGTCCGGGGCTCCGGGCATGCTGGCCGCCGACCGGGGAGATCTGTGGGAAATTCCCAGTCACGCTGCTTTTACCGATCAGTTTCGTCAGGCCTTTCAGGAACGTGTAGATGAATGGCAGAAAATCTTTCGTAACCTGAAGGTGCCCGTGATGCCTGTTTCTACTTCACTGCCCGCGGGGCAACAGGTGCTTTCTCTGCTGGGACACAGGGCGCGACCCTCATGA
- a CDS encoding AAA family ATPase — protein sequence MNPRESILQISESMNAAILGQEAVVERLLIALLADGHVLLEGLPGTAKTRSIKTLSSLIESQFSRVQFTPDLLPSDVTGSEIYREQNATFEFQQGPVFGNLILADEINRAPAKVQSSLLEAMEERQVTVAGKTHRLPNLFLVLATQNPIEQEGTYPLPEAQMDRFLLYVNVDYPVGENELAIMRLVRQEKAAAVKKLPVPISQDMIFEARKQVFEIHVAEAAEQYMVDLVLATRNPERTGGKLANWIRLGASPRGTIALDAAARAHAWLNNQDFVSPDNIRAVAPACLAHRVHLSYEAEAEGVSRTDVIEELLKTVVAV from the coding sequence ATGAATCCGCGTGAATCGATTCTGCAGATCTCGGAATCTATGAATGCCGCCATTCTGGGGCAAGAAGCTGTGGTGGAACGGCTGCTGATCGCCCTCCTGGCGGACGGGCATGTGTTACTGGAAGGGTTGCCTGGTACGGCGAAAACGCGGTCGATTAAAACGCTGTCGAGTCTCATCGAAAGCCAGTTCAGTCGTGTGCAGTTTACTCCCGACCTGCTGCCTTCGGATGTGACGGGCTCGGAAATCTATCGCGAGCAGAATGCGACGTTTGAATTTCAGCAGGGACCGGTGTTCGGGAACCTGATTCTGGCGGATGAAATCAACCGCGCTCCAGCGAAGGTGCAGTCTTCATTACTGGAAGCGATGGAAGAACGTCAGGTCACCGTGGCTGGCAAGACGCATCGACTGCCGAACCTGTTTCTGGTACTGGCGACCCAGAACCCGATCGAACAGGAAGGGACTTACCCGCTGCCGGAAGCACAGATGGACCGGTTCCTGCTCTACGTGAATGTGGATTATCCCGTCGGGGAGAATGAACTGGCGATCATGCGACTGGTACGTCAGGAAAAAGCGGCGGCGGTCAAAAAGTTACCGGTTCCCATTTCGCAGGACATGATCTTCGAGGCGCGGAAGCAGGTTTTTGAGATCCATGTGGCGGAAGCCGCGGAGCAGTATATGGTCGATCTGGTGCTGGCCACGCGGAACCCGGAGCGAACGGGGGGGAAGCTGGCCAACTGGATTCGGCTGGGGGCCAGTCCGCGAGGAACGATCGCCCTGGATGCCGCCGCGCGGGCACATGCCTGGCTGAACAACCAGGACTTTGTCTCGCCGGACAACATTCGCGCGGTCGCACCGGCGTGCCTGGCACATCGGGTGCATCTGAGTTACGAAGCCGAGGCGGAGGGGGTCTCCCGTACTGATGTGATTGAAGAACTTCTGAAAACGGTCGTTGCCGTCTGA
- a CDS encoding arylsulfatase, which translates to MALLICATLVTQAFAQQDGKKPNILVIFGDDIGQTNVSAYTMGLVGYRTPNIDRIAREGVIFTDYYAEQSCTAGRSTFITGQCSYRTGLSKVGLPGADLGLQPEDPTLAELLKPLGYATGQFGKNHLGDKDEFLPTNHGFDEFLGNLYHLNAEEEPENRNYPRDPEFRKKFGPRGVIKSSADGKIEDTGPLTKKRMETVDEETSSAAIDFIERQVKAEKPFFCWWNSTRMHFRTHVKEEHRDQPGLTARTEYADGMIEHDNQVGTLLKKLDELGIADNTIVIYTTDNGPHKNSWPDAGLSPFRNEKNSNWEGAFRVPCVMRWPGKIKAGSVSNEIVSGMDWLPTLMAAAGDSNIKEELLKGHRAGNKTYKVHLDGYNILPYLTGKVKKSPRKSFFYFNDDSQLVGLRFENWKLVFLEQRARGTLLVWAEPFTPLRLPLMFDLRADPYEQANITSNTYFDWLLDHAFLLVPAQQYAGNFLETFKEFPPRQKPASFNLDEVAKKLQEGTGGAQ; encoded by the coding sequence ATGGCTTTATTGATCTGTGCTACGCTGGTGACTCAAGCTTTTGCCCAGCAGGACGGTAAAAAGCCGAATATTCTGGTCATTTTCGGAGACGACATCGGGCAGACCAATGTCTCTGCCTACACGATGGGGCTGGTGGGCTATCGCACGCCCAACATCGATCGGATCGCCCGGGAAGGGGTGATCTTTACCGACTATTATGCGGAGCAGAGTTGTACCGCAGGACGCTCGACGTTCATTACCGGGCAGTGCAGTTACCGCACCGGCCTGTCGAAAGTGGGGCTGCCGGGAGCAGATCTGGGATTACAACCCGAAGATCCGACCCTGGCGGAACTGCTGAAACCGCTGGGCTATGCGACCGGTCAGTTCGGGAAAAACCACTTGGGGGACAAGGATGAATTCCTGCCGACGAATCATGGATTCGATGAGTTCCTGGGAAATCTGTATCACCTGAATGCGGAAGAAGAACCCGAAAACCGCAATTATCCGCGGGATCCTGAATTCCGCAAGAAATTTGGTCCGCGGGGTGTGATCAAATCCAGTGCGGACGGCAAGATCGAGGATACCGGCCCACTGACGAAAAAGCGGATGGAGACGGTGGATGAAGAGACTTCCAGTGCTGCCATTGATTTTATCGAACGTCAGGTTAAAGCAGAAAAGCCCTTCTTCTGCTGGTGGAACTCAACCCGCATGCATTTCCGAACCCACGTTAAAGAAGAACATCGCGACCAGCCGGGCCTGACCGCCCGCACCGAATATGCAGACGGAATGATCGAGCACGATAACCAGGTGGGTACGCTGCTCAAGAAACTGGACGAACTGGGGATCGCGGACAATACGATCGTGATCTACACGACCGACAACGGGCCGCATAAGAACTCCTGGCCCGATGCCGGACTGAGCCCCTTCCGTAACGAGAAGAACTCCAACTGGGAAGGTGCCTTCCGGGTACCTTGCGTGATGCGCTGGCCGGGCAAAATCAAGGCTGGTTCTGTTTCTAACGAGATCGTCAGCGGGATGGACTGGCTGCCGACTCTGATGGCGGCTGCCGGTGACAGCAATATCAAAGAGGAACTGCTGAAAGGACATCGCGCGGGGAATAAGACTTACAAGGTCCACCTGGACGGGTACAATATCCTGCCATACCTGACCGGAAAAGTAAAAAAATCGCCTCGCAAATCGTTCTTCTACTTTAACGATGACAGCCAGCTGGTAGGGCTGCGGTTCGAGAACTGGAAACTGGTCTTTCTGGAACAGCGTGCCCGGGGAACGCTTCTGGTCTGGGCAGAGCCGTTCACGCCGCTGCGTCTGCCTTTGATGTTCGATTTGCGGGCCGATCCGTACGAGCAGGCCAATATCACCTCGAATACATATTTTGACTGGTTGCTCGACCATGCCTTCCTGCTGGTCCCCGCTCAGCAATATGCGGGCAATTTCCTGGAAACTTTCAAAGAGTTTCCTCCACGTCAGAAGCCGGCTTCCTTCAACCTGGATGAAGTGGCCAAAAAACTGCAGGAGGGGACCGGCGGAGCTCAATAA
- a CDS encoding sodium:calcium antiporter: MIDLNLPLWGDVTVFLLAALVIGVSGVKLAEYADRLADRTGLGEAITGTIMLGLITALPGLAASVTAALQGHAVLALSNAMGGIAFQTTVLAFADVMHRKANLEHAAASATTMMQTIMLILLISIVLLGLGSPDVVVGSVHPATLLLLAGAGMAFWLSYRVSEQPMWHPRHTSETVLDQPAPGSQNERLWLLWTGLVVMGLLTLVSGSLVAEAAGNIQDKTDLSAPIIGGLLMAGATSLPELVTCLAAVKRGALTLAVSDVVGGNFFDVLFIAAADFAFLSGSLYHAPGVGTREILLTTITLLLNVILLSGLIYRQKHGPGNIGFESVLMLLVYFTGFVVLSFMH; encoded by the coding sequence ATGATCGACTTAAACCTGCCACTCTGGGGCGATGTCACCGTCTTTCTACTGGCTGCGCTGGTGATTGGGGTCTCGGGAGTGAAGCTGGCGGAATATGCGGATCGGCTGGCGGATCGAACCGGACTGGGAGAAGCGATCACCGGAACGATCATGCTGGGGCTGATCACGGCACTGCCGGGCCTGGCGGCTTCTGTAACGGCAGCTTTGCAGGGACACGCCGTGCTGGCGTTGAGTAACGCCATGGGGGGCATCGCCTTCCAGACCACGGTGCTGGCATTCGCGGACGTGATGCATCGCAAGGCGAACCTGGAGCACGCGGCTGCCTCGGCGACGACGATGATGCAGACGATCATGCTGATCCTGCTGATCTCGATTGTACTGCTGGGGCTGGGAAGTCCGGATGTGGTGGTCGGGTCGGTGCATCCGGCGACGCTGTTGCTGCTGGCGGGAGCAGGGATGGCATTCTGGCTGAGCTACCGCGTGAGCGAGCAGCCGATGTGGCATCCGCGGCATACTTCGGAGACGGTGCTGGACCAGCCGGCCCCCGGTTCACAAAACGAGCGATTGTGGCTGCTCTGGACTGGTCTGGTCGTCATGGGACTGCTCACGCTGGTGAGCGGCAGCCTGGTCGCGGAAGCGGCGGGGAATATTCAGGATAAGACCGATCTGTCCGCGCCGATTATCGGCGGTCTGTTGATGGCGGGAGCGACGTCGCTTCCAGAACTGGTAACCTGCCTGGCAGCGGTGAAGCGGGGCGCGCTGACGCTGGCGGTGAGCGATGTGGTCGGCGGTAATTTCTTTGATGTGCTGTTTATTGCGGCTGCAGATTTCGCTTTTCTCAGCGGTTCATTATATCACGCGCCCGGTGTGGGGACGCGGGAAATCCTGCTGACGACGATCACGCTGTTATTGAATGTGATTCTGCTTTCGGGGTTGATCTACCGTCAGAAACATGGCCCTGGTAATATCGGTTTTGAAAGCGTGCTGATGCTGCTGGTGTACTTTACTGGATTTGTGGTGCTGTCGTTTATGCATTGA
- a CDS encoding helix-turn-helix domain-containing protein, whose translation MSNDQLMLVIGRLKRDSDVTRWISELEFCQISYCRPSEVACCLERMRVSSHDEFVSLSALPQKMDAEESASEEIEIPAGTSLEDLERTAIEQTLKRYQGNRTRSARSLGVSVRTLQRKLKAWGVTADHRSNSNAADETESDVEESEATSPVR comes from the coding sequence ATGTCAAACGATCAACTCATGCTTGTGATTGGGCGTCTTAAACGGGATTCTGATGTTACAAGGTGGATTTCAGAACTGGAGTTCTGTCAGATTTCATACTGTCGGCCCTCTGAAGTGGCCTGCTGCCTGGAACGCATGCGGGTATCGTCTCACGATGAATTCGTCTCGCTGTCAGCATTGCCACAGAAGATGGATGCAGAAGAGTCAGCATCAGAAGAGATTGAGATCCCGGCCGGAACCAGCCTGGAAGACCTGGAACGGACGGCAATCGAGCAGACGCTGAAACGCTACCAGGGGAATCGGACCCGATCGGCCCGTTCCCTGGGGGTTTCGGTGCGGACCTTACAGAGGAAACTGAAAGCCTGGGGAGTCACAGCAGATCATCGCTCGAACAGCAACGCTGCTGACGAGACTGAGAGCGATGTTGAAGAGTCAGAAGCGACCTCCCCTGTAAGGTAA
- a CDS encoding NAD-dependent epimerase/dehydratase family protein has translation MHGTSADKPVILITGAAGLIGSRLVETFSDQYQVIAFDIKPLPEEQQSADWIACDLTDDASVSRALSEVKAKHGNLIASVIHLAAYYDFSGESSPLYQDLTVAGTRRMLQGLQDFNVEQFIFSSSLLVQQSVENGQAIQASSPVNAEWDYPQSKLEAEATIKQYAGSIPTVILRLAGVYDEDCHSIPIAQQISRIYQKQLESYFFPGDKTCGQAFLHLDDLVSCFAAVVRHRGRLPKRSLFVIGEEDVMSYEELQEKIGLYLHGDQWPAIRIPKTAAKAGAWVKDRLSNGEGAPFIKPWMIDLADQNYPVSVERAREQLGWDPRHRLRETLPDMIDELQDNPEQWYAENGLPVPDDLLQPESTGARK, from the coding sequence ATGCATGGAACATCCGCTGACAAACCCGTAATCCTGATCACTGGTGCCGCCGGGCTGATCGGTTCACGTCTGGTTGAGACTTTTTCAGATCAGTACCAGGTTATTGCTTTCGACATCAAACCACTGCCGGAAGAACAGCAGTCAGCAGACTGGATCGCCTGTGACCTGACTGACGATGCATCCGTTTCCAGAGCCCTGTCCGAAGTCAAAGCAAAACATGGAAACCTGATCGCCAGCGTGATCCATCTGGCTGCTTACTATGACTTTTCCGGCGAATCCAGCCCGCTGTATCAGGATCTGACCGTGGCGGGAACCCGGCGTATGCTGCAGGGGCTGCAGGACTTCAACGTCGAACAGTTCATCTTCTCCAGTTCCCTGCTGGTGCAGCAGTCCGTCGAAAATGGTCAGGCAATCCAGGCTTCCTCTCCCGTCAATGCGGAATGGGACTATCCCCAGTCCAAACTGGAAGCGGAAGCCACCATTAAACAATATGCAGGATCCATTCCGACCGTCATTCTGCGTCTGGCCGGTGTCTATGACGAAGACTGTCACTCCATCCCCATCGCCCAGCAGATCTCCCGGATTTATCAGAAACAGCTGGAAAGCTACTTCTTCCCCGGCGACAAGACCTGCGGGCAGGCGTTCCTGCACCTGGATGATCTGGTCAGCTGTTTCGCAGCGGTCGTCAGACATCGGGGTCGGCTTCCGAAGCGCAGCCTGTTCGTGATTGGTGAAGAAGACGTGATGAGTTACGAAGAACTCCAGGAAAAAATCGGGCTCTACCTGCACGGTGATCAGTGGCCCGCCATCCGTATCCCTAAAACTGCTGCCAAGGCAGGTGCCTGGGTCAAGGATCGGCTCTCCAACGGAGAAGGAGCCCCCTTCATTAAACCCTGGATGATCGACCTGGCCGATCAGAACTATCCGGTCAGCGTGGAACGAGCCCGGGAACAACTCGGCTGGGACCCCCGGCATCGCCTCCGCGAGACACTGCCCGACATGATCGATGAACTTCAGGACAATCCCGAGCAGTGGTACGCTGAGAATGGCCTGCCGGTCCCCGACGATCTGCTGCAGCCGGAATCGACGGGAGCCCGCAAATGA